A stretch of Acidobacteriota bacterium DNA encodes these proteins:
- a CDS encoding ABATE domain-containing protein, with protein sequence MAQQLDTSKFYLVGNNLSIDFVNTRIRENGAPKELLESFEDLIAWAVRTELLDLSQAKELLLEWSDRPKAAQVFKRALKFREVLREVIIDTAQGATIKPAALETVNLILKEENGYVEVVRTENGFEKHFHAGFSEPGRLLAPIAEAAADLLCYGNPAYLRKCETPECLIYFYDVTKNHCRRWCSMAICGNRAKAAAFYQRRSMKPHQ encoded by the coding sequence ATGGCGCAACAGCTTGATACGTCGAAGTTCTATCTAGTCGGGAACAATCTGAGCATTGATTTTGTCAACACCCGGATCCGCGAAAATGGTGCGCCGAAGGAGTTGCTGGAATCGTTCGAGGATTTGATCGCCTGGGCGGTGAGGACTGAGTTGCTGGACTTATCGCAAGCCAAAGAATTGCTCCTAGAGTGGAGTGACAGACCGAAGGCGGCGCAGGTTTTCAAACGCGCGCTGAAGTTCCGGGAGGTACTGCGCGAGGTAATCATTGACACGGCGCAGGGCGCGACCATCAAACCCGCGGCGCTCGAGACGGTCAACCTGATCTTGAAAGAAGAGAACGGCTACGTTGAAGTCGTGCGAACCGAGAACGGCTTCGAGAAACACTTCCACGCCGGCTTCAGCGAACCCGGACGGTTGCTTGCGCCGATTGCCGAAGCCGCCGCCGACCTGCTCTGCTACGGCAACCCTGCTTACCTCAGAAAGTGCGAAACCCCTGAGTGCCTGATCTACTTCTATGATGTGACGAAGAATCACTGTCGGCGGTGGTGCAGCATGGCGATCTGCGGGAATCGGGCGAAAGCGGCGGCCTTTTATCAAAGGCGGAGTATGAAGCCGCATCAATGA
- a CDS encoding SDR family oxidoreductase: protein MKRFTGKVAVITGGNSGIGLATAKAFAAEGAKVVISGRDEQTLAAAKQEIGGDVLTVRADVTKLGDLDRLFSETRGRFGGIDALFVNAGVAKFAPLAETTEGLFDETIATNLKGAFFTVQKALPLLNDNASIIVNTTTAHTLGLPSTSVYAASKAALRSLARTLSAELVGHGIRVNAVAPGPIETPIYGRLGLPADAVQEMAAGILGRVPMRRFGSVEDVANAVLFLASPESNYVLGVEIAVDGGMSQL, encoded by the coding sequence ATGAAAAGATTTACGGGAAAGGTAGCGGTCATTACGGGTGGCAACAGCGGCATCGGGCTGGCGACCGCCAAAGCGTTTGCCGCCGAGGGCGCGAAGGTCGTCATTTCGGGGCGCGATGAGCAAACGCTTGCTGCCGCGAAACAAGAGATCGGCGGTGATGTTTTGACCGTGCGGGCCGATGTCACGAAGCTGGGTGATCTGGACAGGCTCTTCAGCGAAACACGAGGCCGATTCGGCGGGATTGACGCGCTCTTCGTCAATGCCGGCGTCGCTAAATTCGCGCCGCTCGCCGAAACGACGGAAGGGCTTTTTGATGAAACAATCGCCACCAATCTCAAAGGCGCATTTTTCACGGTGCAAAAAGCCTTGCCGCTGTTGAACGACAACGCTTCCATCATCGTCAACACAACGACCGCACACACGCTGGGACTGCCCTCGACGAGCGTTTACGCGGCGAGCAAAGCCGCGTTGCGCTCGCTGGCGCGGACGCTTTCCGCCGAGCTTGTCGGGCATGGTATCCGCGTCAACGCAGTCGCGCCGGGGCCGATTGAAACACCGATCTACGGGCGTTTGGGGCTGCCTGCTGACGCGGTGCAAGAGATGGCGGCGGGCATTCTGGGCCGCGTTCCGATGCGCCGTTTTGGCAGCGTGGAAGACGTCGCCAACGCCGTGTTGTTTCTCGCCTCGCCTGAATCGAATTATGTGCTTGGTGTGGAGATCGCGGTGGACGGCGGGATGAGTCAACTTTGA